One part of the Terriglobia bacterium genome encodes these proteins:
- a CDS encoding helix-turn-helix domain-containing protein: MKHTARTPTLAPRLLSIKDAAVYLSCTIWAVRSLAWDHKVPSLKIGNRILFDKKDLDAFIERTKMA; encoded by the coding sequence ATGAAACACACTGCACGCACGCCCACGCTTGCGCCGCGACTACTTTCCATCAAAGACGCGGCTGTGTACTTATCCTGCACGATTTGGGCAGTTCGGTCACTGGCGTGGGACCACAAAGTGCCGAGCTTGAAAATTGGAAACCGAATATTGTTCGACAAAAAAGATCTAGACGCATTCATTGAGCGCACGAAAATGGCGTAA
- a CDS encoding helix-turn-helix domain-containing protein — MSAFNPTLVQRLNQIEKPVGAKALAALLGVSHITIYKLAAKGTIPSFRIATAVRFDTRQVARWLAGESAARQ; from the coding sequence GTGTCTGCTTTCAATCCAACGCTCGTTCAACGCCTAAACCAAATCGAAAAGCCTGTGGGTGCCAAGGCGCTTGCGGCGCTGCTTGGCGTTTCGCACATCACCATCTACAAACTGGCCGCCAAAGGCACCATCCCAAGTTTCCGCATTGCAACAGCGGTGCGCTTTGATACGCGGCAGGTGGCGCGCTGGCTGGCCGGTGAATCGGCGGCGCGCCAATGA
- a CDS encoding tyrosine-type recombinase/integrase — MANKEVNLTKRVQTTNGSRFCRVVLSKNGRVLPDMVYVDGKPEKHPEGRYYLEWHDGRKRIRRSAGSDANAANTERIRREQLLNNKALGIKVAESEEGNSTLLSAAAAAYLEDIKLTKKPKTLAAYSGSLAYFLESCTKQRVQDIERRDMLQFSAFLRDVKKLEPRTVWNKFLNVVTFLKAQGIRGLVGKNDWPQFVEDEPEVYERADLDKFFKACDAKERLWFEFFLMTGMREQEVMYCTWPDINLTRGVVAVRYKKEFGFSPKAYKPREIPIPAKLLASLKQHKAKANTACSLLFPTKGCKPKMNFLDECKAIAGRAGLNPADFWLHKFRATFATWSLWNGVDLRTVQLWLGHSGKSGMESTLRYLKPSENEAVRDKVNSTFA; from the coding sequence GTGGCCAACAAAGAAGTCAATCTGACTAAGCGCGTGCAAACCACCAACGGTTCGCGCTTCTGCCGCGTTGTTTTATCCAAGAATGGCCGCGTGCTGCCAGACATGGTTTATGTGGACGGTAAGCCGGAAAAGCACCCCGAAGGCCGGTATTATCTGGAATGGCATGACGGCAGAAAGCGGATTCGGCGATCCGCTGGTAGTGACGCCAACGCCGCCAACACCGAGCGGATTCGGCGCGAGCAACTCCTCAACAACAAGGCGCTAGGCATCAAGGTGGCTGAATCGGAAGAGGGAAACAGTACACTTTTGTCCGCCGCCGCTGCCGCATATCTTGAAGACATCAAGCTGACCAAGAAGCCGAAAACGCTCGCGGCCTACAGCGGTTCCCTCGCTTATTTCCTAGAATCCTGCACCAAGCAGCGCGTTCAAGATATCGAGCGCCGCGACATGCTTCAATTCAGCGCCTTTCTCCGCGACGTGAAGAAATTGGAGCCGCGTACTGTATGGAACAAGTTCCTTAACGTGGTGACTTTTTTGAAGGCGCAAGGCATCCGAGGCTTGGTAGGCAAGAACGATTGGCCCCAGTTTGTGGAGGACGAACCGGAAGTTTACGAACGCGCCGATCTGGACAAGTTCTTTAAGGCGTGCGACGCCAAGGAGCGGCTGTGGTTCGAGTTCTTTCTGATGACCGGCATGCGGGAACAAGAGGTAATGTACTGCACTTGGCCGGATATCAATCTCACACGCGGCGTGGTTGCTGTCCGGTACAAGAAGGAATTTGGCTTCTCGCCAAAGGCATATAAGCCGCGCGAGATTCCGATACCAGCCAAGCTGTTGGCGTCATTGAAGCAACACAAGGCCAAGGCCAACACGGCGTGTTCGCTGCTGTTTCCGACCAAAGGATGCAAGCCAAAGATGAACTTTCTGGACGAGTGCAAGGCTATTGCTGGCCGCGCCGGTTTGAATCCCGCGGACTTTTGGCTACACAAGTTCCGCGCCACATTTGCAACGTGGAGCCTTTGGAATGGAGTTGATCTGCGCACAGTGCAGCTCTGGCTTGGACACAGCGGCAAATCCGGCATGGAGAGCACCCTACGGTATTTGAAGCCGTCAGAAAACGAAGCCGTGCGCGATAAAGTGAACTCAACTTTCGCGTGA
- a CDS encoding archease produces the protein MNASVPYGRRWEHFEHMADMGVRGIGPSREAAFEEAALAMCATITDLALVQPKILVEVDCAANEDEFLLVDWLNALIGEMSARRLIFSKFAVSISDGHLHGRAWGETADPARHHPAVEVKGATLTELKVTKTSDGIWTAQCVVDV, from the coding sequence ATGAACGCCTCCGTGCCCTACGGGCGCCGCTGGGAACATTTTGAGCACATGGCGGACATGGGGGTGCGCGGCATTGGCCCTTCCCGCGAAGCTGCTTTCGAAGAAGCCGCGCTTGCAATGTGCGCTACTATCACGGACCTCGCGCTAGTGCAGCCGAAAATCCTGGTCGAGGTGGACTGCGCGGCCAACGAGGATGAGTTCTTGCTTGTGGACTGGCTCAACGCTCTGATTGGCGAGATGTCGGCACGTCGTTTGATCTTCAGCAAGTTTGCGGTAAGCATTTCGGATGGCCATTTGCATGGACGAGCGTGGGGTGAAACTGCCGATCCTGCCCGTCACCACCCAGCAGTTGAAGTCAAAGGGGCAACGCTGACGGAACTCAAAGTTACGAAAACCTCCGACGGAATCTGGACCGCTCAGTGCGTCGTGGATGTGTGA
- a CDS encoding RtcB family protein, whose translation MDLDRLTRKSDTEWWIPATAKMRVPGVIFATEKLVRDMDDKVFEQVSNVATLPGIVKASFAMPDAHWGYGFPIGGVAAFDPATGGIISAGGVGFDVSCGVRTLTTGLKVEDLSLCKQQLAHSLSRAIPAGVGSTGRLHLDEDDMTAMLRGGAQWAVHRGYGHLRDLDRIEERGRMAGAEPEHVSQQARKRMRDEVGTLGSGNHYLEVQHVAEIFNEQAAAAFGIRKDDVVVSIHCGSRGLGHQIGTEFLREMAEAAPSHHIELPDRELACAPIRSPLGLRYLGAMRAAINCAVTNRQVLTHLTRQVFEEIFPDAELELLYDVSHNTCKLESHCVDGHETELFVHRKGATRAFGSQMPEVPAAYRAAGQPVLIGGTMGTASYILAGTPESEQRAFSSACHGAGRSMSRHAATKQWSGRQLVDELAEKGIIVKSPSMRGVAEEAPGAYKDVGAVVDATDEAGLARKVARLLPLIVVKG comes from the coding sequence ATGGATTTGGATCGTCTCACCCGCAAATCGGACACTGAGTGGTGGATTCCTGCAACGGCAAAAATGCGGGTTCCCGGCGTAATCTTCGCGACCGAGAAACTCGTCCGCGACATGGACGACAAGGTATTCGAACAGGTTTCCAATGTCGCAACGCTGCCGGGCATTGTCAAAGCATCTTTTGCCATGCCGGACGCACACTGGGGATATGGGTTCCCCATCGGAGGTGTGGCGGCTTTCGATCCTGCAACGGGAGGAATTATCTCCGCCGGAGGCGTTGGATTTGACGTTTCCTGCGGAGTCCGGACGCTGACCACAGGCCTCAAAGTGGAAGACCTTTCCCTCTGCAAGCAACAACTCGCTCACTCTCTTTCCCGCGCCATACCTGCGGGCGTAGGCAGCACGGGGCGGCTTCATCTTGACGAAGATGACATGACAGCAATGCTGCGCGGCGGCGCGCAATGGGCAGTCCACCGGGGCTACGGACATCTTCGCGACCTCGATCGCATTGAAGAGCGCGGCCGCATGGCCGGCGCTGAACCGGAACACGTGTCACAGCAGGCGCGAAAACGCATGCGCGATGAAGTCGGCACTCTCGGATCTGGCAATCACTACCTGGAAGTGCAGCACGTTGCTGAGATCTTCAACGAGCAGGCCGCGGCTGCATTTGGAATTCGCAAGGATGATGTTGTTGTGAGCATTCACTGCGGCTCGCGCGGCCTGGGTCACCAGATCGGCACTGAGTTCTTGCGCGAAATGGCCGAGGCTGCTCCTTCTCACCATATTGAGCTTCCCGACCGGGAGCTGGCCTGTGCCCCGATTCGCTCGCCTCTGGGCTTACGTTATCTTGGGGCAATGCGGGCGGCGATCAACTGCGCTGTGACGAATCGCCAGGTCCTCACGCACCTGACGCGCCAGGTCTTTGAGGAGATTTTCCCGGACGCCGAACTGGAACTGCTCTACGATGTCTCCCACAACACATGCAAGCTCGAATCTCACTGTGTCGACGGACATGAAACAGAACTTTTCGTTCACCGGAAAGGCGCCACACGGGCCTTTGGATCACAGATGCCAGAGGTGCCCGCGGCCTACCGCGCCGCAGGCCAACCAGTGTTGATAGGAGGCACGATGGGAACTGCTTCCTACATATTGGCAGGCACACCCGAGAGTGAGCAGAGGGCGTTCAGTTCCGCCTGTCACGGCGCCGGCCGCTCGATGAGCCGGCATGCGGCAACCAAGCAATGGAGCGGACGACAACTGGTTGACGAACTCGCAGAAAAGGGCATCATCGTAAAGAGTCCCTCAATGCGAGGTGTAGCGGAAGAAGCGCCGGGAGCATACAAAGATGTAGGTGCTGTGGTCGATGCAACCGACGAGGCCGGGCTTGCACGTAAAGTAGCCAGGCTTTTGCCCTTGATCGTGGTCAAAGGATAA
- a CDS encoding CapA family protein, giving the protein MGSGIPTTIPRPPVRLAIVGDCMLGRGVDQMLHRQSPEYPWGDTISLFHSADARICNLECVLSDRGAPWSEYPKEFHFRSAAKNVAVLSAAGINAVSIANNHALDYGYQALLDMIQVLDGAQIAHSGAGANLAGASQIATFEARGRRIGLVAFTDNEPPWEATPNRPGTFYVPADLQDQRARNLLELIRSRTQVDTLIASAHWGGNWGYPASPEHVQLAHALIDAGASIVFGHSSHVFRGIEFYKKGVILYGVGDFIDDYAVDPIERNDQSFIFLVEVGAEGPERVRLYPTTISYCQAHRATQAEAPGIAAKMKKLCADLGTPARWDAEEQHLEITVTSAEMNPTYGRR; this is encoded by the coding sequence ATGGGCAGTGGAATCCCAACAACGATCCCTAGGCCGCCAGTTCGGCTGGCGATCGTCGGAGATTGCATGCTGGGCCGCGGAGTCGATCAGATGCTGCACCGGCAGTCACCGGAATATCCCTGGGGAGATACGATCTCGCTGTTTCATAGCGCTGATGCGCGAATCTGCAATCTGGAATGTGTCCTGTCTGACCGGGGTGCGCCGTGGTCAGAATATCCTAAGGAATTCCATTTCCGATCAGCAGCGAAGAATGTGGCAGTATTGTCCGCAGCCGGAATCAACGCCGTTTCCATTGCCAATAATCATGCCCTGGATTATGGCTACCAGGCGCTCCTGGACATGATCCAGGTACTCGACGGCGCACAGATTGCCCACAGTGGGGCAGGGGCAAACCTGGCTGGGGCTTCTCAAATCGCAACATTTGAAGCACGAGGCCGGAGGATTGGGCTTGTCGCCTTTACGGACAATGAACCGCCATGGGAGGCAACACCGAATCGGCCCGGAACCTTCTACGTTCCGGCGGACCTGCAGGACCAGCGTGCGCGCAACCTGCTCGAACTCATCCGTAGCCGAACGCAAGTGGACACACTGATTGCCTCCGCCCATTGGGGCGGAAACTGGGGATACCCGGCATCACCGGAGCACGTTCAATTGGCTCATGCGCTCATCGACGCAGGAGCGAGCATTGTCTTTGGCCACTCCAGCCACGTATTCCGTGGGATTGAGTTCTACAAGAAAGGTGTGATTCTGTACGGTGTGGGAGACTTTATTGATGACTATGCGGTAGATCCCATCGAACGTAATGACCAATCTTTCATTTTCCTCGTCGAGGTCGGTGCAGAAGGTCCGGAGCGGGTTCGTCTCTATCCAACCACCATCAGCTATTGCCAGGCACACCGAGCGACCCAGGCTGAGGCCCCGGGTATTGCTGCAAAAATGAAGAAGCTCTGTGCCGATCTTGGCACACCAGCGCGCTGGGACGCAGAAGAACAACACCTTGAAATCACCGTCACTTCTGCTGAGATGAATCCCACCTACGGACGACGATGA
- the prs gene encoding ribose-phosphate diphosphokinase → MNKNSLVSQPLSTSQMIIFPFAGYEYFLRRLESPPMAERGIFEIGRFENGELFANVLTPVRTADCLIVGSIAPPDEQLLSLTLLSHTLKKEGAHKVTAVLPYLGYSRQDKGKSGKSLATAWLGSILQASGIDEVVTVDIHSERSKQLFSIPLTSLFLDQLFAHAIVRHALTDATLIAPDNGAIWRCQAVNKAAGRPDVGIAYFEKQRDEKGITHAGPFGEVGPRVLIVDDMLDTGGTLVSACERLVQSGTREIYVMVTHGLFTGEDWKGLWSLGVQRIFCTDTIPPRSDIGDESRITILSIVSLLNDHLASTSRDVTLRPAIGA, encoded by the coding sequence TTGAATAAGAACTCGCTTGTCAGCCAACCGCTGAGCACGTCACAAATGATTATCTTTCCTTTCGCCGGTTACGAGTACTTCCTGAGAAGGTTGGAGAGCCCGCCGATGGCGGAAAGAGGGATCTTTGAAATTGGCCGGTTCGAAAATGGGGAACTGTTCGCAAATGTACTTACTCCGGTTCGCACGGCAGATTGCTTGATCGTTGGTTCCATTGCGCCTCCCGATGAACAACTTCTGTCCCTGACGCTGCTTTCCCACACCCTAAAGAAGGAGGGTGCCCACAAAGTTACAGCTGTTCTCCCTTATCTTGGGTACAGTCGCCAGGACAAGGGTAAGTCCGGCAAGAGCCTTGCGACGGCGTGGCTTGGTTCCATCCTGCAAGCGTCTGGGATCGACGAGGTTGTAACCGTGGATATCCACAGCGAACGCAGCAAGCAACTGTTCTCCATCCCATTGACCTCGCTTTTTCTGGACCAACTCTTCGCTCATGCCATCGTGCGGCATGCACTGACCGATGCCACACTGATCGCACCCGACAACGGGGCCATTTGGCGATGTCAGGCCGTGAACAAGGCCGCTGGCAGACCTGATGTGGGCATTGCATATTTCGAAAAACAGCGAGATGAAAAAGGAATAACTCACGCGGGACCGTTCGGCGAGGTGGGCCCGCGTGTTTTGATCGTGGACGATATGCTCGATACCGGCGGCACCCTGGTTTCTGCATGCGAAAGACTGGTTCAGTCTGGCACACGGGAAATCTACGTCATGGTTACGCATGGGCTATTTACAGGCGAGGACTGGAAGGGGTTATGGTCACTCGGCGTACAGCGGATCTTCTGTACCGATACGATTCCGCCAAGAAGCGATATCGGTGATGAATCCCGTATCACTATTTTGTCTATTGTGTCGCTGCTCAATGACCATCTCGCCTCGACTTCGCGCGATGTAACACTTCGGCCGGCCATTGGGGCCTGA
- a CDS encoding CBS domain-containing protein, which produces MNIESIMTRQPICCSPSDMAQKVAQMMRQHDVGAIPVVSDMVSKTLVGIITDRDLCVSAMADGKDPRTTPIAGYFTKEVITCVPEDTLAACEQKMKEHRIRRIPVVDKQTSCVGIVVQADIARVDKPEDVQALIAEISKPHIKRATPIAVA; this is translated from the coding sequence ATGAACATTGAGAGCATTATGACGAGGCAGCCAATCTGTTGCAGCCCGTCCGATATGGCGCAGAAAGTCGCGCAGATGATGAGACAGCATGATGTTGGAGCCATCCCTGTGGTATCTGACATGGTCTCCAAAACACTTGTTGGCATCATTACTGACCGGGACCTGTGTGTCTCGGCAATGGCAGATGGCAAAGATCCCCGCACAACACCCATCGCAGGCTACTTTACGAAGGAAGTGATAACGTGCGTGCCGGAAGACACGTTGGCAGCTTGTGAGCAAAAAATGAAGGAACACAGAATCCGGCGCATTCCCGTGGTGGACAAACAGACCTCCTGCGTAGGGATCGTGGTGCAGGCCGATATTGCGCGGGTGGACAAGCCTGAGGACGTCCAGGCACTCATCGCGGAAATCTCCAAACCACACATCAAACGGGCCACGCCAATAGCGGTGGCGTGA
- the amrS gene encoding AmmeMemoRadiSam system radical SAM enzyme has product MADLKQILEKNVREAAPELSQKLDGNRVRCYSCGHCCPISDGQAGVCKVRFNRGGILYAPWGYIGGVQCDPIEKKPFFHAYSGALAYSFGMLGCDLHCSYCQNWVSSQALRDSRAVVPPLRLTPEKIVEEALNQGARVLVSTYNEPLITSEWAVAIFKEAKAAGLATGFVSNGNGTPQVLEFLRPWVDLYKVDLKSFDEQRYHQLGGRLQPILDSIRRLHETNVWVEIVTLVIPGFNNSDEELTQMADFLVRVSPDIPWHVTAFHGDYKMTDPNDTAPAILVRAAEIGKKAGLRYVYAGNLPGEVGDLENTWCHACNELLVGRSGFRITDYRLTADGRCAKCGLSTPGRWDPVVRPQITHRPYVPSHGALPRLS; this is encoded by the coding sequence ATGGCAGATCTAAAACAAATCCTTGAAAAGAACGTGCGGGAAGCCGCGCCAGAGTTGTCTCAAAAGTTGGACGGCAACCGTGTGCGTTGCTACTCCTGCGGGCACTGTTGTCCCATTTCTGACGGCCAGGCCGGGGTGTGCAAGGTGCGCTTCAATCGCGGCGGGATTCTGTATGCTCCATGGGGCTACATCGGCGGAGTACAGTGCGATCCCATTGAAAAGAAGCCGTTCTTCCACGCTTACAGCGGAGCACTCGCCTATAGCTTCGGAATGCTGGGATGCGACCTTCACTGCAGCTACTGCCAAAACTGGGTGAGTTCCCAGGCGCTCCGTGATTCGCGTGCTGTTGTCCCGCCTCTGCGCCTCACGCCCGAAAAGATTGTGGAGGAAGCGCTGAATCAAGGGGCCCGAGTCCTGGTCAGCACTTACAACGAGCCGTTAATCACTTCAGAATGGGCCGTGGCCATCTTCAAGGAAGCCAAAGCGGCGGGACTGGCGACCGGCTTTGTGTCTAACGGGAACGGGACTCCGCAAGTTCTCGAGTTTCTGCGTCCCTGGGTTGATCTCTACAAAGTGGATCTCAAGAGTTTTGATGAGCAGCGCTACCATCAACTCGGCGGACGTCTGCAGCCGATTCTGGACAGCATCCGTCGTTTGCATGAAACGAACGTCTGGGTCGAGATTGTCACTCTGGTGATCCCAGGTTTCAACAATTCTGATGAAGAGCTGACCCAGATGGCCGACTTTCTGGTGAGAGTTTCACCAGATATCCCCTGGCACGTTACCGCGTTTCACGGGGACTATAAGATGACTGATCCGAATGACACTGCTCCGGCAATCTTGGTCCGCGCTGCGGAAATCGGTAAGAAGGCTGGCCTGCGCTACGTCTACGCCGGCAATCTCCCCGGGGAAGTCGGAGACCTTGAAAATACTTGGTGCCACGCTTGCAATGAACTGCTGGTTGGTCGTTCTGGATTTCGCATCACTGACTACCGGTTGACCGCTGACGGCCGCTGCGCCAAGTGCGGCTTGTCAACCCCCGGCCGGTGGGATCCCGTTGTTCGGCCGCAGATCACTCACCGACCGTACGTGCCTTCTCATGGGGCTTTGCCCAGGCTGTCGTAA
- a CDS encoding cold-shock protein codes for MEQGIVKWFNEAKGYGFISRQSGADVFVHFSAIEANGFRNLQEGQTVEFVVTKGPKGLQADKVRVV; via the coding sequence ATGGAACAGGGAATCGTGAAATGGTTCAATGAGGCCAAAGGGTACGGTTTCATCAGCCGCCAGAGCGGCGCGGATGTTTTCGTGCACTTTTCTGCAATCGAAGCCAACGGGTTTCGGAATCTGCAGGAAGGCCAAACCGTAGAATTTGTCGTGACCAAAGGCCCTAAGGGCCTGCAGGCAGACAAAGTCCGGGTCGTCTAA
- a CDS encoding AMP-binding protein produces MASPAVNPEQLQLRVSSKAVISSELPAFFHRIAIHEREFVVYDDGWRGWTYSYSEIARMARALAARLRAYGISKGDAVIIWSESRPGWIAALWCCLLEGVVLVPVEPQASASLFQRIESKVQPRLILLGNLVSRPEGTSRIPAWPLREVETAADQLPQEPVALKGDDIAEIVFTSGTTAEPKGVLMTHRNLAASIRPLEEQLAPYRKYLRLLAPLRVLNLLPMSHLFGQAVAMFLVPLIPASVVFVSSTSPEDIARQIRTRRVCALVSVPKMLEVLRDFVLHRLPETKDAAKVTGPALARWWRFRSVHRLFGWRFCCFIVGGAPLPADLEQFWSSLGFVLAQGYGLTETAPIISFSHPFHVQPGTTGKPIAGIQIKIAEDGEVLVRGDNVTPGYFQLPSETAAAFQDGWFRTGDIGELGPEGDLVIRGRKKEVIVTPEGLKVFPEDVEATLNRMSGVRESAVIGKDGVHAVLVLEPGFTSKDIVRQANQELEPHQRIRSVSLWTLDELPRTPTTHKLRRAEIAAALQTGRRESPKPKMELADLVQKYAPGRTITPDTTLNELGLSSLDRVELMMDLEERLETSVDESVFASISTVADLARPMAPATPIPQPAYNRTWIARLIRRVLLPTVFLPLTRVFADLKISGRENLDALDGPVIFAANHQSHLDTPAILASIPRRWRYRIAPAMWKEYFDAHFVPERHSLRERWINSTVYRLLTVLFNAFPIPQAETGTRQSLRYIGELIEEGWSILVFPEGERTLTGDIGRFYPGVAMIASRMRVPIVPIRLVGLDQVLHRHTKWPRRGPVEVKIGAPVLLKGESYAAMAKQVEDAVHKL; encoded by the coding sequence ATGGCGTCGCCAGCCGTCAATCCGGAACAGCTTCAACTGCGTGTCTCCTCGAAGGCGGTGATCTCAAGTGAGCTGCCAGCCTTCTTCCACAGGATTGCGATCCACGAACGCGAATTTGTGGTTTATGACGACGGTTGGCGCGGCTGGACGTACTCTTATTCGGAAATTGCTCGCATGGCCAGAGCGCTTGCAGCCCGTCTGCGCGCTTACGGCATAAGTAAGGGAGATGCCGTGATCATCTGGTCCGAGAGCCGGCCGGGCTGGATTGCGGCATTATGGTGCTGTCTGCTGGAAGGTGTTGTGCTCGTGCCAGTAGAACCGCAAGCCTCCGCCAGCCTGTTCCAACGCATCGAGAGCAAGGTTCAGCCTCGCCTCATTTTACTGGGTAATTTGGTTTCCAGGCCGGAGGGAACGAGCCGCATTCCTGCCTGGCCGCTGCGGGAAGTCGAGACCGCGGCGGACCAGCTTCCGCAAGAACCTGTTGCTCTCAAAGGCGACGACATAGCAGAAATTGTCTTCACTTCCGGTACCACGGCCGAGCCGAAGGGCGTCCTGATGACCCACCGGAACCTGGCGGCGAGTATACGGCCGCTCGAGGAACAGCTAGCGCCTTATCGTAAATACCTCCGCCTTTTAGCCCCACTTCGCGTCCTTAATCTTTTGCCGATGAGCCACCTTTTCGGACAGGCCGTGGCCATGTTCCTGGTTCCTTTGATTCCGGCATCAGTAGTATTTGTTAGCAGCACCAGCCCCGAGGATATTGCACGGCAGATTCGGACCAGACGCGTGTGCGCGCTGGTATCTGTCCCGAAAATGCTGGAGGTGCTCCGCGACTTCGTTTTACATCGCCTTCCGGAGACAAAAGATGCGGCCAAAGTTACGGGGCCGGCGCTGGCACGCTGGTGGCGGTTTCGTTCTGTCCACCGGCTTTTTGGCTGGAGATTCTGCTGCTTCATTGTGGGTGGAGCACCGCTCCCGGCCGATCTTGAGCAGTTCTGGTCGAGCCTGGGATTTGTATTGGCTCAGGGGTATGGGCTGACTGAGACTGCGCCAATTATCAGCTTCAGCCATCCATTTCATGTTCAGCCTGGCACAACCGGTAAGCCAATAGCCGGCATTCAGATCAAGATTGCCGAAGATGGCGAGGTGCTGGTTCGTGGCGATAATGTGACGCCCGGCTACTTTCAACTTCCGTCGGAAACCGCTGCCGCATTTCAGGACGGCTGGTTTCGCACGGGCGATATTGGGGAGTTGGGCCCGGAAGGCGACCTGGTGATCCGGGGACGGAAGAAAGAAGTCATCGTCACGCCTGAGGGCCTCAAGGTGTTCCCGGAAGACGTGGAGGCCACGCTCAACCGGATGAGCGGCGTCCGCGAATCAGCAGTCATCGGCAAAGACGGGGTCCACGCGGTCCTGGTCTTAGAACCAGGTTTTACGAGTAAAGATATTGTGCGGCAAGCGAATCAGGAGCTCGAGCCGCATCAGAGGATTCGCTCGGTTTCCCTCTGGACCCTGGATGAATTGCCGCGGACCCCGACAACCCATAAACTTCGCCGCGCCGAGATTGCCGCTGCGCTGCAGACAGGCCGGAGGGAATCCCCGAAACCCAAGATGGAGCTTGCTGACCTGGTGCAAAAGTACGCGCCGGGCAGGACCATCACTCCCGACACCACGCTGAATGAGTTGGGGCTCAGTTCCCTGGATCGCGTCGAGCTGATGATGGACCTGGAGGAAAGGCTGGAGACCAGCGTCGATGAAAGCGTTTTTGCCTCCATAAGTACAGTGGCCGATCTTGCCCGGCCCATGGCGCCCGCCACGCCCATCCCTCAGCCGGCTTACAACCGCACATGGATCGCAAGGCTCATCCGCCGCGTCTTGCTTCCCACAGTCTTTCTTCCGCTCACCAGGGTTTTTGCCGACTTGAAGATTTCAGGAAGAGAAAACCTCGACGCCCTTGATGGCCCGGTAATCTTCGCCGCAAACCATCAAAGCCATCTTGATACGCCGGCCATTTTGGCGAGCATTCCTCGACGTTGGCGCTATCGGATCGCACCGGCGATGTGGAAGGAGTATTTTGATGCGCACTTCGTCCCTGAACGCCACTCGCTCCGGGAGAGGTGGATCAACAGTACTGTGTACCGGCTGCTCACTGTTTTGTTTAACGCGTTCCCGATTCCACAGGCTGAAACCGGAACGCGACAGTCACTCCGCTACATTGGGGAACTCATCGAGGAAGGCTGGTCCATTCTTGTCTTTCCGGAGGGGGAACGAACCTTAACGGGGGACATCGGACGGTTCTATCCAGGGGTGGCAATGATTGCTTCCCGCATGCGGGTGCCTATTGTGCCGATCCGGCTTGTTGGACTTGATCAAGTCCTGCATAGGCATACCAAGTGGCCACGCCGCGGCCCAGTCGAGGTCAAGATCGGCGCTCCCGTTTTGCTCAAAGGGGAGTCCTACGCAGCCATGGCCAAGCAGGTTGAGGATGCAGTTCACAAGCTGTAG
- a CDS encoding tyrosine-type recombinase/integrase: MILGKVLRNVHCTVCVRRYIAVKSSGPDDLVFQSVQTGAAMRDNNILCRHLKPAGEKLGIGWVNWRCLRTSHATWLKNAGVHVRDAQSLMRHSKASTTLDIYMQVGDNSQREALAKLESIAGSNTVH; this comes from the coding sequence GTGATCCTTGGTAAAGTTCTGCGCAATGTTCACTGTACCGTTTGCGTAAGGCGTTACATAGCGGTCAAATCGTCTGGGCCGGACGATCTGGTTTTTCAATCGGTCCAGACCGGCGCCGCAATGAGAGACAACAACATCCTGTGCCGGCACCTGAAGCCGGCGGGGGAAAAGCTAGGCATCGGGTGGGTTAACTGGAGATGCTTACGAACCTCACACGCAACCTGGCTGAAAAATGCAGGAGTCCACGTGCGCGATGCGCAATCGCTCATGCGCCATTCGAAAGCCAGCACAACACTCGACATCTACATGCAAGTCGGGGACAACAGCCAGAGGGAGGCTCTGGCCAAACTGGAGTCCATTGCGGGCTCTAATACGGTGCACTGA